A window of Patescibacteria group bacterium contains these coding sequences:
- the dnaK gene encoding molecular chaperone DnaK, producing the protein MSKILGIDLGTTNSCMAIMEGGQPKVLENKEGLRTTPSIIAVSKSGERVVGTSAKRQAVTNPENTLYSIKRLIGRRFDDAEVARDMKVMPYRIVKKGEGVAVLLGGKEHTPEEISAMVLAKLKADAEEKLGEKVTEAVITVPAYFDDAQRQATKVAGEIAGLKVLRIVNEPTAAALAYGFDKKVGQKILVYDLGGGTFDVSVLEVSPDTVEVKATNGDTHLGGDDFDRVVIDWILAEFKKQEGVDLGKDALAMQRIKDAAERAKIELSTAAQTEINQPFITSGAEGPKHLVLTLTRSKLEELCHDLVMKTLEPVKKALADSKLDKGAIQEIVMVGGMTRMPLVLKAVEDYFGKKPNVSVNPDEVVAVGAAVQAGVLQGEVKDVLLLDVTPLSVGIETLGGVMTKLIERNTTIPTSKSQVFSTAADSQPSVEIHVLQGERQMAADNKTLGRFMLNDIPPAPRGVPQVEVKFDIDANGILSVSATDKATNKSQSITITASTGLSKDEIERMKKDAELHAEEDKKKKEQIEHKNLAETMIYTSEKMLKDAGDPSTSSGQARITAEEKKEVEDKIEALKKVKDGDDHEAIKKAADELTNVAQKVGAKMYKDAQAKEADKASGEKAADEPIDAEFKEKNPSTPPDGQGRPEDPRRATGSGSDEE; encoded by the coding sequence ATGTCAAAGATCCTCGGAATAGACCTCGGCACCACCAACTCGTGCATGGCCATCATGGAAGGGGGCCAGCCGAAAGTTTTGGAAAACAAGGAAGGGCTGCGCACCACGCCGTCCATCATCGCGGTGTCTAAGTCGGGCGAGCGCGTCGTCGGCACTTCGGCCAAGCGCCAGGCCGTGACGAATCCGGAAAACACGCTCTACTCGATCAAGCGCCTCATCGGCCGCCGGTTTGACGACGCGGAAGTGGCGCGCGACATGAAGGTGATGCCGTACAGGATCGTGAAGAAGGGGGAGGGCGTCGCGGTGTTGCTGGGCGGCAAGGAGCACACGCCGGAAGAGATTTCCGCGATGGTGCTTGCCAAGCTCAAGGCGGACGCCGAGGAGAAGCTGGGCGAGAAGGTGACGGAGGCCGTCATCACGGTCCCGGCGTACTTCGACGACGCGCAGCGCCAGGCGACGAAGGTCGCCGGGGAGATTGCCGGACTCAAAGTGCTTCGCATCGTGAACGAGCCCACGGCGGCGGCGCTCGCGTACGGGTTCGACAAGAAGGTCGGTCAAAAGATCCTCGTGTACGACCTGGGCGGCGGCACGTTTGACGTGTCCGTGCTCGAGGTGAGTCCCGACACCGTGGAGGTGAAGGCGACCAACGGCGACACGCACCTGGGCGGCGACGACTTCGACCGCGTGGTGATCGACTGGATCCTCGCCGAGTTCAAGAAGCAGGAAGGGGTGGACCTTGGGAAGGACGCGCTTGCCATGCAGCGCATCAAGGACGCGGCGGAGCGCGCCAAGATCGAGCTGTCCACGGCCGCGCAGACGGAAATCAACCAGCCGTTCATCACGAGCGGCGCGGAAGGGCCGAAGCATCTTGTCCTGACCCTGACCCGCTCGAAGCTCGAAGAACTCTGCCATGACCTGGTGATGAAGACGCTTGAGCCGGTGAAGAAGGCGCTCGCGGACTCGAAGCTCGACAAGGGTGCCATCCAGGAAATCGTCATGGTTGGCGGAATGACCCGCATGCCGCTCGTGCTCAAGGCTGTCGAGGATTACTTCGGCAAGAAGCCAAACGTGTCCGTGAACCCGGACGAAGTGGTCGCGGTCGGCGCCGCGGTGCAGGCCGGCGTCTTGCAGGGCGAAGTGAAGGACGTGCTGCTCCTTGACGTGACGCCGCTCTCCGTGGGCATCGAGACGCTTGGCGGGGTGATGACCAAGCTCATCGAGCGCAACACCACGATCCCCACGAGCAAGTCGCAGGTCTTTTCGACCGCCGCCGACAGCCAGCCCAGCGTGGAAATCCACGTGCTGCAGGGCGAGCGCCAGATGGCGGCCGATAATAAGACGCTCGGGCGCTTCATGCTGAACGACATCCCTCCGGCCCCGCGCGGCGTGCCGCAGGTGGAAGTGAAATTCGACATCGATGCCAATGGTATCCTGTCCGTGTCGGCTACCGATAAGGCCACCAACAAGTCGCAGAGCATCACCATCACCGCCTCGACGGGACTTTCCAAGGACGAGATCGAACGCATGAAGAAGGACGCTGAGCTTCATGCGGAGGAGGACAAGAAGAAGAAGGAACAGATCGAGCACAAGAACCTGGCCGAGACGATGATCTATACGTCCGAGAAGATGCTCAAGGACGCCGGCGACCCTTCGACAAGCTCAGGGCAGGCAAGGATCACGGCCGAGGAAAAGAAGGAGGTCGAGGATAAGATCGAGGCGCTCAAGAAGGTGAAGGACGGCGACGACCACGAGGCCATCAAGAAAGCCGCGGATGAGCTCACGAACGTCGCGCAGAAGGTGGGGGCGAAGATGTACAAGGATGCGCAGGCGAAAGAGGCGGACAAGGCCTCAGGCGAGAAGGCGGCTGATGAGCCGATCGATGCGGAGTTCAAGGAAAAGAACCCTTCGACCCCTCCAGACGGTCAGGGTCGCCCTGAGGATCCTCGAAGGGCGACAGGCTCAGGGTCTGACGAGGAATAG
- the dnaJ gene encoding molecular chaperone DnaJ yields the protein MCRNIFLKNISNTFTTFQTFTTFVPHDYYQLLGVSKSASADEVKAAFRKLAHQYHPDKPGGNAEKFKEINAAYQVLGDAEKRQKYDQFGSAAFENGGNGGSPFGGYDFSGFQQGGGVDLGEMFGDMFGFGGNRQRRGADVRVDAELSFKDAAFGVERAFTLTRTLSCERCGGTGGEPGGKMKTCDECAGKGVKVHMQRTILGNIQTKSACGPCHGDGEIPEKKCTTCSSTGLDRAQKTLTVEIPAGVEDGATLRVRGEGEATRGGQPGDLHIRIHVEPDRRFEREGDTLFSQEKIGFTQAALGAKIDAQTLDGTVELTIPPGTQGGTQFRLRGKGIGGRRGRGDQIVTVEVVTPTKLSKEQRKLLEELDLKE from the coding sequence ATGTGTAGGAATATCTTTTTAAAAAATATTTCCAACACCTTTACCACCTTTCAAACCTTTACAACCTTTGTGCCCCACGACTACTACCAGCTTCTGGGCGTTTCCAAGTCCGCTTCCGCGGACGAGGTGAAGGCCGCCTTCAGGAAACTCGCGCACCAGTATCACCCGGACAAACCTGGCGGGAACGCGGAGAAGTTCAAGGAGATCAATGCGGCCTACCAGGTGCTTGGCGATGCGGAGAAGCGACAGAAGTACGACCAGTTCGGCTCGGCCGCATTTGAGAACGGCGGAAACGGCGGCAGCCCGTTCGGCGGATACGATTTTTCGGGATTCCAACAGGGCGGCGGCGTCGACCTGGGCGAGATGTTCGGCGACATGTTCGGCTTCGGCGGCAACCGCCAACGACGCGGGGCCGACGTGCGCGTGGACGCGGAGCTTTCGTTCAAGGACGCGGCGTTCGGCGTCGAGCGCGCGTTCACCCTCACGCGCACACTTTCGTGCGAACGCTGCGGCGGAACCGGCGGCGAGCCGGGCGGGAAGATGAAGACGTGCGACGAGTGCGCCGGTAAAGGCGTGAAGGTGCACATGCAACGGACGATTCTCGGGAACATCCAAACCAAATCGGCCTGCGGCCCATGTCACGGCGACGGGGAGATTCCCGAAAAGAAATGCACGACGTGCTCCAGCACCGGGCTCGACAGGGCGCAGAAGACGCTCACGGTCGAAATCCCCGCCGGCGTGGAGGACGGCGCCACCCTGCGCGTACGCGGCGAAGGCGAAGCGACCAGGGGCGGTCAACCCGGCGACCTGCACATCCGCATCCACGTGGAACCCGACAGGCGTTTCGAGCGCGAAGGGGACACGCTGTTCTCGCAGGAAAAGATCGGATTCACGCAGGCGGCTCTCGGCGCGAAGATCGACGCCCAGACGCTTGATGGCACGGTCGAGCTCACCATCCCGCCTGGCACCCAGGGCGGCACGCAGTTCCGCTTGCGCGGTAAGGGAATTGGCGGACGGCGAGGGCGTGGTGATCAGATCGTGACGGTCGAAGTGGTCACCCCCACGAAACTGTCGAAGGAGCAGAGGAAGCTGCTGGAGGAGTTGGATCTGAAGGAATAG